In the Mytilus trossulus isolate FHL-02 chromosome 1, PNRI_Mtr1.1.1.hap1, whole genome shotgun sequence genome, one interval contains:
- the LOC134690625 gene encoding uncharacterized protein LOC134690625, translating to MVVLDPSSDQMLAMDILAFDKMKGNRRKQSKPIRVSCSADSESVEPGSKYLGISESQFPNNGNNDMNDAENRPSEESDSSDVRMDRNIIEKELDMHRKLKENEMIENNNKLLSSFHSIPGSEGYPTKYHRLGSELFQPAFPTNGERESERPDPTRINGEDRFKDMLEKTPNSDEEGKKVDGGNRIFHQDAYCEICDREFCNKYFLKTHRANKHGIFDNSTSPISSMGPSMPLPQDIITTASPIQPPTLTTSSSFKVMDFIQNLPATEPKSKQPDTPKPPQNMEAKSPLMPNPPSTPTTPGGSINNNSANVSNGSKPVPKDMEDFCELCQKHFCNKYYLKKHKQDVHGIAPPDGLSSANKRGRPKDLQAQLDAITSSTMSLGNPTISSSMSSFMPPHSLPNMPGLPNMPPGVMVLNPFMAPMLLHAGGLMPQQGQMPTPPIMSQLPPTSPTPPPMPSHSSANTPPPSSVSSTGQIPIGSNGALNQEAYCDLCQKEFCNKYFLKIHKANKHGIFFDDFPFGPPIPPYKMPIFSDNKPTSEKSESPNDANNIKQENSPKAGTSMITSSPENPGTYCNLCNQEFASKYTYRIHRIQVHGMLNEAYEGALMEDIMKSTMKDRIESQMKISPNSLAKMEMDEYFNNRMMENGMSTMFSNMVAAKLADRVTCDICNKVLCNKYFLKVHKQKVHGIEPSPEQDLKLDISKAFQMNGSEPSTPIKSAMKFEPSDPSPKLPTSMGASFPMGYPRASEALLDMSPNSVEKPSKDELVKMGIDPEAYCEICKKEFCSKYFLRTHKLNIHGIRGDKPETPDSDKLAFLNMSLSQASMSMNQTNLSASMGAMSGAMSQNNKPLNLSMNTNGKSSKSVYEKHSWRWKEPVNSSRVICELCNKEVCNKYFLRTHKLNKHGILPSETSLSPSSSPYPSEFDTQSNSSLPTDLSMRERNQSPLAVHLGSNVSRPSSIYGYEQKRDSENMMNDNENSEYYNSYSEVCQLCEKRFKNLKRLKLHIMKDHGMLSSVRKGLFSESQMDNRICRMCDASFPNELAMHLHMIQEHNAQVSLNTNENERENMPPVSRPRKHKSRLGFHKLSLITKQKYYSCSKCDFRSKWLNNLCDHELKVHNISPKNGQSFGNIHVNSPTKIGKYRCSKCSRKFPSIILCNRHIREEHIRKKDFAIVKSNTRYSCEHCKFSTRFSKQLKRHVERVHSGTEERLNGLDMEDNYSGKTSEPLNLHVQAVNGSGSDCEMQAFKIKDCSSIYSDFVTTVVKMPVRHHVSAPITVTFHLTPMEQ from the coding sequence ATGGTTGTTCTGGATCCCTCCAGCGATCAGATGCTAGCCATGGATATTTTAGCATTTGATAAGATGAAGGGAAATCGTAGAAAACAAAGTAAACCAATACGGGTATCCTGTAGTGCCGATAGTGAATCTGTAGAACCTGGCAGCAAGTACTTAGGTATATCTGAATCCCAATTCCCAAATAATGGAAACAATGATATGAATGATGCAGAAAATAGGCCGTCGGAAGAAAGTGATTCTTCAGATGTTAGAATGGACAGAAATATAATTGAGAAAGAACTTGATATGCATAGGAAATTGAAGGAAAATGAAATgattgaaaataacaataagtTGTTATCATCATTCCATAGTATTCCAGGTTCAGAAGGCTATCCCACTAAATATCACCGTCTTGGAAGTGAATTGTTCCAGCCAGCATTTCCAACAAATGGAGAACGTGAATCTGAGAGACCAGATCCAACTCGCATCAATGGTGAAGACAGATTTAAAGATATGCTTGAAAAAACACCCAATTCAGATGAAGAAGGCAAAAAGGTTGATGGTGGAAATCGTATCTTTCATCAAGATGCTTATTGTGAAATTTGTGACAGGGAATTCTGTAACAAATACTTTCTGAAGACACATAGAGCTAACAAGCATGGTATATTTGACAATTCCACATCACCAATTTCATCCATGGGCCCCAGTATGCCACTACCTCAAGATATAATCACCACTGCCTCACCTATACAACCGCCTACACTAACTACATCATCATCGTTCAAAGTAATGGATTTCATTCAGAACCTTCCTGCAACTGAACCAAAAAGCAAGCAACCCGACACTCCAAAACCGCCGCAAAATATGGAAGCAAAGTCACCACTGATGCCGAATCCACCATCCACACCAACAACACCAGGTGGATCAATCAACAACAATAGTGCTAATGTTAGTAATGGCAGTAAACCAGTCCCAAAGGACATGGAAGACTTTTGTGAGCTATGCCAGAAACACTTCTGCAACAAATACTACCTCAAAAAACATAAGCAAGATGTACATGGTATTGCTCCTCCAGATGGTTTGTCTTCAGCCAACAAAAGGGGAAGACCAAAAGACCTTCAGGCACAACTAGATGCTATAACATCATCAACAATGTCTCTGGGGAACCCAACTATATCTTCATCCATGTCATCTTTCATGCCACCACATTCATTACCAAATATGCCAGGATTACCAAATATGCCACCAGGAGTTATGGTTTTGAATCCATTCATGGCACCAATGCTGCTACATGCTGGTGGCTTGATGCCACAACAGGGACAGATGCCAACACCACCAATTATGTCTCAGCTACCACCAACATCACCAACACCACCACCAATGCCATCACATTCATCAGCTAACACACCACCTCCATCTTCAGTATCATCTACTGGTCAGATACCAATAGGATCTAATGGGGCTCTCAATCAGGAGGCATACTGCGATCTATGCCAGAAAGAATTCTGTAACAAATACTTCTTAAAGATTCATAAAGCAAACAAGCATGGAATCTTTTTTGACGATTTCCCATTTGGTCCTCCGATTCCACCATACAAGATGCCTATATTTTCTGACAACAAGCCTACCTCTGAAAAGTCTGAATCACCTAATGATGCAAACAACATCAAGCAAGAGAATAGTCCAAAGGCAGGTACATCTATGATTACATCTAGCCCAGAGAATCCTGGCACATACTGCAATTTGTGCAATCAGGAGTTTGCCAGCAAATACACATATCGTATACACAGAATTCAGGTCCATGGAATGTTGAATGAGGCGTATGAAGGAGCTTTAATGGAAGACATCATGAAAAGCACAATGAAAGATAGAATAGAATCTCAGATGAAAATTTCTCCTAATTCCCTTGCGAAAATGGAGATGGATGAATACTTCAACAATAGAATGATGGAAAATGGAATGTCAACCATGTTTAGTAATATGGTAGCCGCCAAACTTGCCGATCGTGTAACTTGTGACATTTGCAACAAGGTTCTTTGTAATAAATACTTTCTGAAAGTTCATAAACAGAAAGTACATGGAATTGAGCCTTCTCCAGAACAAGATCTCAAACTAGACATTAGTAAAGCTTTTCAAATGAATGGAAGTGAACCTTCTACTCCAATAAAATCAGCAATGAAATTTGAACCATCTGATCCAAGTCCAAAACTACCTACGTCAATGGGAGCATCATTCCCTATGGGTTACCCAAGAGCAAGCGAAGCACTACTGGATATGTCTCCAAACTCTGTTGAGAAACCATCAAAAGACGAGTTAGTTAAAATGGGAATTGATCCAGAAGCATATTGCGAAATTTGTAAGAAAGAATTTTGCAGCAAATACTTCTTACGTACACATAAATTGAACATTCATGGTATCCGTGGTGATAAACCTGAAACCCCTGATTCTGATAAGCTTGCATTCTTGAACATGTCTTTAAGTCAAGCTAGTATGTCTATGAACCAGACAAATCTATCAGCCTCAATGGGAGCAATGAGTGGAGCAATGAGTCAGAACAACAAACCACTAAATCTTAGCATGAATACTAATGGCAAAAGCAGCAAAAGTGTCTATGAGAAACATTCATGGCGATGGAAAGAACCTGTCAACTCATCAAGGGTCATCTGTGAACTATGTAATAAGGAGGTTTGCAACAAATATTTCTTGCGTACACACAAGTTGAACAAACATGGAATCTTGCCAAGCGAAACCTCACTTTCACCTAGTAGTTCACCATATCCTTCCGAATTCGACACACAAAGTAACTCATCACTTCCGACTGATCTCAGCATGAGAGAACGTAACCAAAGTCCACTTGCCGTACATCTAGGTAGTAATGTATCACGTCCAAGTAGTATTTATGGATATGAACAAAAGAGAGACTCTGAAAACATGATGAATGACAATGAAAACTCTGAGTATTACAATTCCTATAGTGAGGTTTGTCAACTATGTGAGAAAAGATTCAAGAATTTGAAACGACTAAAGCTACATATAATGAAAGATCATGGAATGCTATCATCTGTTAGAAAAGGATTGTTTTCTGAATCTCAAATGGACAATAGAATTTGTCGAATGTGTGATGCTTCCTTCCCAAATGAACTTGCCATGCATTTGCATATGATTCAAGAACATAATGCCCAGGTTAGTCTGAATACCAATGAAAATGAAAGAGAAAACATGCCACCAGTCTCTAGACCCAGAAAGCATAAGTCTAGACTGGGATTTCACAAATTATCTCTGATCACAAAGCAGAAGTATTACAGCTGTTCTAAATGTGATTTCAGAAGCAAATGGTTGAACAATCTTTGTGATCATGAACTTAAAGTGCATAATATATCACCCAAAAATGGACAAAGTTTTGGTAACATTCATGTCAATAGTCCAACAAAAATTGGAAAATACAGATGTTCTAAATGTAGCCGCAAATTTCCATCGATTATTCTGTGTAACCGTCATATACGTGAAGAGCATATACGTAAGAAAGACTTTGCCATAGTCAAATCAAATACTCGCTACTCTTGTGAACATTGCAAGTTTTCCACACGGTTCAGCAAACAGTTGAAGCGTCATGTTGAGAGAGTCCACAGTGGCACAGAAGAACGTCTCAATGGCTTGGATATGGAAGATAATTATTCAGGGAAAACTTCAGAGCCTCTAAATCTCCATGTACAAGCTGTTAATGGGTCAGGATCAGATTGTGAAATGCAGGCATTTAAGATTAAAGACTGTTCTTCGATATATAGTGACTTTGTTACAACCGTTGTAAAGATGCCAGTCCGACACCATGTGAGTGCACCAATAACTGTAACCTTCCACTTGACCCCAATGGAACAATAG